Proteins encoded in a region of the Elizabethkingia bruuniana genome:
- a CDS encoding TonB-dependent receptor yields MKDSTGFHKWERGAIKVSVFFLLASFGSIHAQTIKGTVVSKVNGALPGANISIIDADAKAVSSLDGDFNLLSPRLGEVKLKVEYIGYQTQTLSIVLKEGTNDIGYVSIEPEDKKSKDKISSIEGVVISTRANALTQAKAYEIKKNSNAIMEVIAADAIGKLPDRNAAEAVQRVQGVAVARYHGEADQATVRGTPFAWTSTLFNGNRLPSANVLGNRSFVLDVVPSELIQYVQVSKAVTPDMDGDAIGGSINFITRTAPAKKMLSVSGAGGYNTFSRNGTYNGSIVYGDRFFKNKLGVILSGAIWDRQWGADSFDASYNTGAANEIERKSISTVMMKRYMGTRRTIGLNGGLEYKLNANNKIYFRGMFNKFDDIRPVYESYVDYTNNRYQYNFRYSHYQTELYGMELGGEHSLSSKINLDWMLSNYKADYFLNTPPTNETKGLPIATFRQKITSGFNNLTNGKRYWGFDSPQGIGGEYMDYNFDVKDQNEKMSPDKLLLSQLVIAKLDNSERDKIARLNLKYDVSPNVTLRIGAKYREKDRNSTYGYSAVYLPGASVGIPNAPALLALSQLSTTEPAKGVRFLNGMNGDYSSYVMNPPTKDQLFQMYSPEFLQKNGFRDFSNTASNATSVYTGEESVFATYAMAEIKAGDKLKIIGGFRNETTRLTLNGAKSTKEGNATVISPSVVESNYNAFLPMLHLRYNLSSQANLRFAYTRSFIRPNFGDMSPGSSIDNTTSPFTITRGNPDLRPTFSHNLDLMGEYYFKNIGILSGGVFYKKISDIVFSDTSVMNIGGTDYRVTQSKNLQDSNLLGFEAGINKRFDFLPGFWNGFGVEFNYTFINSNVEVPRTDKNGVQYFDKTSLPNQSKNLFNAILYYENKKLMLRLAGNYRGKSVETINQNLGPQYYIWSDKNFTIDFSASYDISKSVKLFVELNNLGNESLRQYMGDNKKRITSHEWYGSRGQLGIRWQIF; encoded by the coding sequence ATGAAAGATTCTACTGGTTTTCACAAATGGGAAAGAGGAGCGATTAAAGTATCGGTGTTCTTCTTACTTGCATCTTTTGGAAGTATTCATGCACAGACGATTAAAGGAACTGTGGTTAGCAAGGTGAACGGAGCGCTTCCGGGTGCTAATATATCTATTATAGATGCTGATGCTAAGGCTGTTTCGTCTTTGGATGGTGATTTTAATTTGCTTTCACCAAGACTTGGAGAGGTTAAACTGAAAGTAGAATATATTGGTTATCAGACTCAAACCTTATCTATTGTCTTGAAGGAAGGAACAAACGACATAGGCTATGTTAGTATAGAACCTGAAGATAAGAAAAGCAAAGATAAAATAAGCAGTATTGAAGGGGTTGTTATCTCGACAAGAGCCAATGCTCTTACGCAGGCAAAAGCTTATGAAATAAAGAAAAATTCGAATGCCATTATGGAAGTTATCGCAGCAGATGCTATTGGTAAACTTCCGGACAGAAATGCTGCAGAAGCAGTACAAAGAGTTCAGGGAGTTGCTGTTGCCAGGTATCACGGTGAGGCAGATCAGGCTACCGTAAGAGGAACTCCTTTTGCGTGGACGTCTACATTGTTCAACGGAAATCGTCTTCCGAGTGCTAATGTATTAGGGAACAGATCTTTTGTGCTGGATGTTGTTCCTTCGGAGTTGATACAGTATGTGCAGGTTTCTAAAGCGGTTACACCAGATATGGACGGAGATGCTATAGGGGGCAGTATTAATTTTATTACAAGGACCGCTCCTGCTAAAAAAATGCTAAGTGTAAGTGGGGCTGGTGGTTATAATACATTTTCGCGCAACGGAACCTATAACGGGTCTATAGTATATGGGGACAGGTTTTTCAAGAACAAATTAGGTGTAATCTTATCTGGTGCAATATGGGACAGACAATGGGGTGCTGATTCATTTGATGCTTCTTACAATACAGGTGCAGCCAATGAAATCGAAAGAAAATCCATCAGTACAGTGATGATGAAGCGGTATATGGGGACAAGAAGAACTATTGGTCTGAATGGCGGGCTGGAGTATAAACTGAATGCAAATAATAAGATTTACTTCCGGGGAATGTTCAATAAGTTTGATGATATCCGTCCGGTTTATGAATCCTATGTAGATTATACCAATAACAGGTATCAGTACAATTTTAGGTATTCTCATTATCAGACTGAATTATATGGAATGGAGCTTGGTGGTGAGCATAGTCTGTCTTCAAAAATAAATCTGGACTGGATGCTAAGTAATTATAAAGCAGACTATTTTCTGAATACACCACCGACAAACGAAACAAAAGGACTTCCGATAGCAACATTCAGGCAGAAAATAACCAGTGGCTTTAACAATCTTACAAATGGTAAACGCTATTGGGGATTTGATTCCCCACAGGGAATTGGCGGAGAGTATATGGATTATAACTTTGATGTGAAAGATCAGAATGAAAAAATGAGTCCTGATAAGCTTTTGCTTTCTCAGCTGGTTATCGCAAAGCTGGATAACAGCGAGCGGGATAAAATTGCAAGGCTGAATTTAAAATATGATGTAAGTCCTAATGTTACATTGAGAATAGGGGCTAAATACAGGGAGAAAGACAGAAATAGCACCTATGGTTACAGTGCTGTATACCTGCCTGGTGCTTCGGTAGGTATTCCAAATGCACCGGCTTTGTTAGCGCTGTCTCAGTTGTCTACGACAGAACCGGCTAAAGGTGTTCGTTTCTTAAATGGGATGAATGGTGATTACAGCTCATATGTTATGAATCCGCCTACAAAAGATCAGTTATTTCAGATGTATTCGCCAGAGTTTTTGCAAAAGAACGGTTTCAGAGACTTCTCGAATACAGCAAGTAATGCAACAAGTGTATATACCGGTGAAGAATCTGTTTTTGCAACCTATGCAATGGCAGAAATTAAAGCAGGAGACAAACTTAAGATTATCGGTGGATTCAGAAATGAAACAACGAGGCTGACCTTAAACGGAGCAAAATCTACAAAAGAAGGAAATGCAACTGTCATCAGTCCGTCGGTTGTAGAGAGTAATTATAATGCGTTCCTCCCAATGCTTCACTTGCGGTATAATCTGTCTTCTCAGGCCAATCTGAGGTTTGCCTATACCAGATCTTTTATCCGTCCTAATTTTGGAGATATGTCGCCCGGATCCAGTATAGATAATACGACAAGTCCTTTTACCATTACAAGAGGAAATCCGGATCTGAGACCGACTTTCAGCCATAATCTGGATCTTATGGGGGAGTATTATTTTAAAAATATAGGAATTCTTTCCGGCGGTGTGTTTTATAAAAAGATCTCGGATATTGTTTTTTCAGATACTTCTGTAATGAATATCGGAGGTACAGACTACAGGGTAACTCAGTCCAAGAATTTACAAGATTCAAACTTATTAGGCTTTGAGGCCGGAATTAATAAGCGTTTTGATTTCCTGCCGGGGTTCTGGAATGGTTTCGGTGTTGAATTTAATTACACCTTTATCAACTCGAATGTAGAAGTGCCGAGAACAGACAAAAATGGTGTACAGTATTTTGATAAAACATCACTTCCTAATCAGTCCAAAAACCTCTTTAATGCTATTCTGTATTACGAAAACAAAAAACTAATGCTTCGTCTGGCCGGAAATTACAGAGGGAAATCGGTTGAGACAATTAATCAGAACCTTGGACCGCAGTACTATATCTGGTCAGATAAGAACTTTACAATCGATTTTTCAGCCAGTTATGATATTAGCAAGAGTGTCAAATTGTTTGTTGAGCTCAATAATTTAGGAAATGAAAGCCTTAGGCAGTATATGGGAGATAACAAAAAAAGAATTACCTCGCATGAGTGGTATGGAAGCAGAGGGCAATTAGGAATCCGTTGGCAAATATTTTAA
- a CDS encoding dipeptidase: MKNYNIDLHCDLLYYLLRPGTRIDDGEIGCSLPFLKEGNVMLQVMALYTATAKGSRGEGLRQSEIFAELTRQEGFYLFDKEALNDPENQRGVGIIASLENASNFCEEDMDLDEGFKNLEKIIENTKGIFYIGITHHHENRFGGGNFSQAGLKDDGKVLIDYLSDKKIAIDLAHTSDQLAHDIFNYTAQRNYKIPILASHSNFRSVYPNNRNLPDELAKELIARKGLIGINFIKDYIHKTNPEVIYDHIACGMELGAEDSLAYGGDFFYDKDHPDKSRYPFFFEGMDDATAYNTINERLMRVYEPEVVNKISHQNALRFINELWK; the protein is encoded by the coding sequence ATGAAAAACTATAATATAGACCTTCACTGTGATCTGTTGTATTATCTGCTAAGACCCGGAACAAGAATTGATGACGGGGAAATTGGCTGTTCGTTGCCTTTTCTGAAAGAAGGCAATGTAATGCTGCAGGTAATGGCTTTGTACACGGCAACCGCGAAGGGGAGTAGGGGAGAGGGATTGAGGCAGAGTGAGATTTTTGCTGAGCTTACGCGGCAAGAAGGCTTTTATCTGTTTGATAAAGAGGCTTTAAATGACCCGGAAAACCAAAGAGGAGTAGGTATTATAGCATCATTGGAAAATGCTTCTAACTTCTGTGAAGAAGATATGGACCTGGATGAAGGCTTCAAAAACCTTGAAAAGATTATTGAGAATACAAAGGGAATTTTCTATATAGGAATCACGCATCACCACGAAAACCGCTTTGGTGGTGGTAACTTTTCCCAAGCAGGACTGAAGGACGATGGTAAAGTTCTGATAGATTATCTGTCGGATAAGAAAATAGCTATAGATCTGGCACATACAAGCGACCAGCTGGCACATGATATTTTTAATTATACGGCACAACGAAATTATAAGATTCCGATTCTGGCGAGCCATTCCAATTTCCGTTCTGTGTACCCTAATAACAGGAATCTTCCTGATGAATTGGCTAAAGAACTGATTGCCAGAAAAGGGCTGATCGGAATCAATTTCATTAAAGATTATATCCATAAAACCAATCCGGAGGTTATCTATGATCATATTGCCTGTGGTATGGAGTTAGGCGCTGAAGACAGTCTGGCGTACGGTGGTGATTTCTTTTACGATAAGGACCATCCGGATAAGTCGAGATATCCTTTTTTCTTTGAAGGAATGGATGATGCTACCGCTTATAACACAATCAATGAGAGGCTAATGAGAGTATATGAGCCGGAGGTTGTCAATAAAATCAGTCATCAGAATGCACTGCGTTTTATAAATGAATTGTGGAAGTAG
- a CDS encoding helix-turn-helix domain-containing protein — protein MQYIVIIGAFQALISLWFLRAGEKKAISSHLFIILLSAIAVHLIIKFVIFKFIPDESIKQQMNTFISACYGPLVYLYTLTKSIKGFNIATKWYIFIPFFVLMIGYFTISGVFIIIDRVDQRLLDLYNNTSMIVLFATNLYYPLKSIFIANKTHNKTLFSSDYSVIIRISGCLLLMDCIIIISKVLLYTQPQASQIINDIVRSAAYILLLVICLLILRKNLVPESTSHTSSNTFGNPVLSANNQTETVTENKTIDYEFRFQELWEKLDDLVVKQQLFRNYDLTLDMLSAQTSINKYQISEMLNGYKHKSFYSYINEYRIEYFKQIVNKAIEKDEDINFLSFAYEAGFKSKSSFNRYFKEINGETPSEYYKNIVRQRTEDPAVF, from the coding sequence ATGCAATATATAGTTATTATCGGCGCTTTTCAGGCATTAATATCACTTTGGTTTTTAAGAGCCGGAGAAAAGAAAGCTATCTCCAGCCACCTTTTTATCATTCTTCTTTCGGCTATTGCTGTCCATCTGATCATTAAGTTTGTCATCTTCAAATTCATACCGGACGAGAGTATCAAGCAACAAATGAATACTTTTATTTCTGCATGTTATGGACCTTTGGTATACCTCTACACGCTGACTAAATCTATAAAAGGTTTTAATATTGCGACCAAATGGTATATTTTCATCCCGTTCTTTGTTCTGATGATTGGTTATTTTACGATTTCAGGTGTTTTCATCATTATTGACAGGGTGGATCAAAGGCTGCTTGATTTATATAATAATACCAGTATGATTGTACTGTTTGCAACCAATTTGTACTATCCTCTGAAAAGTATATTCATTGCAAATAAGACACACAACAAAACTCTTTTTAGCAGTGACTATTCCGTTATTATAAGAATATCCGGCTGTCTGCTTCTAATGGATTGTATCATTATTATTTCTAAAGTTCTACTCTATACTCAGCCTCAAGCCTCACAGATTATTAACGATATTGTAAGAAGTGCCGCTTATATACTCCTCCTGGTTATATGTCTTCTTATTCTGAGAAAAAACCTTGTACCGGAAAGCACTTCTCATACCTCTAGCAATACATTCGGAAACCCTGTTTTATCAGCTAATAATCAAACAGAAACAGTTACAGAAAACAAAACAATAGATTACGAATTCAGGTTTCAGGAGTTATGGGAAAAATTGGATGACTTGGTCGTTAAACAGCAGCTGTTCAGAAATTACGACCTGACACTGGATATGCTCTCTGCACAGACCAGCATCAACAAATATCAGATCAGCGAGATGCTCAACGGATACAAGCACAAATCTTTCTATTCTTACATCAATGAATACAGAATAGAATACTTTAAACAGATCGTTAACAAAGCCATAGAAAAGGATGAAGACATCAACTTTCTTTCCTTTGCCTATGAAGCCGGATTCAAATCCAAGTCCTCATTTAACCGTTATTTTAAAGAGATCAACGGCGAGACACCATCCGAATATTATAAAAATATAGTCCGGCAGAGAACTGAGGACCCGGCTGTTTTCTAG
- a CDS encoding DUF6660 family protein → MKHLGLILAVFFMFLLTVSCSDASVYTGNTQTTVQKDSHSQDDYHSDLCSPFCTCSCCGMHITATNFAALSINTVSPVYYDKIVSSPVMSAFDITYGIWQPPKI, encoded by the coding sequence GTGAAGCATTTAGGACTTATACTTGCTGTATTTTTTATGTTCCTGCTCACTGTATCCTGCAGTGATGCATCTGTCTATACAGGCAATACACAAACCACAGTCCAGAAAGACTCACATTCTCAGGACGATTACCATAGCGATTTATGTTCACCGTTTTGTACATGTTCATGCTGCGGCATGCACATTACAGCAACCAATTTTGCTGCTCTCAGCATCAATACCGTTTCACCGGTATATTACGACAAAATCGTCAGTTCGCCTGTTATGTCAGCATTCGATATCACCTACGGAATCTGGCAGCCTCCCAAAATTTAA
- a CDS encoding serine hydrolase domain-containing protein translates to MKTALLICLTFSGIIFSQTQKAQKIQTVFEKAAANGLFNGNILVVDHHQVVYKKAIGYTDAHKNTPLTTDYRFHIGSIAKEFNAVGIMLLQDRGKLKLTDNVSQYLPELPAWSKSITIRDLLGYTSGIPDVQWKSVKSDQENMANLIKTEKLDFEPGTQYAYNNNNVFLQRRIIERITGLSFNNFVYKELLIPNKITHAVIDPTEKEPLVARAFDDKGQQDPMDLPISGWTAVNLDDFYQWSQSIVNFKIISPESTRFLLIPYSPSKQSGLGSKGQMAGNKIIHYEHDGTARNYQALLVCSPEEGRAVILMTNNKQNNLFDFNIAIQNILDGKPYKQIKKQVMPLLQNDIDQLHGKEIITRYLRLKKQHQDSYAFDSEDSLNTLGYYLLNKKRTDDAIEVLQYNTRLFPKSGNVFDSLGEAYLTKGDHPNALKNYKRAVALDPANENAKSIINKIESK, encoded by the coding sequence ATGAAAACAGCCTTACTTATTTGTCTTACATTCTCCGGAATTATTTTCTCCCAGACGCAGAAAGCTCAAAAAATACAAACTGTATTTGAAAAAGCAGCAGCTAACGGACTTTTTAATGGTAATATTTTGGTTGTAGACCATCATCAGGTGGTTTACAAAAAAGCAATAGGCTACACCGATGCTCATAAAAATACTCCATTAACTACCGACTACAGGTTTCACATAGGTTCTATTGCCAAAGAATTCAATGCCGTAGGCATTATGCTGCTACAGGACAGAGGCAAGCTGAAACTCACTGATAACGTATCTCAGTATCTGCCTGAGCTTCCGGCCTGGAGCAAAAGCATTACCATAAGAGATTTACTGGGTTATACCAGCGGTATTCCCGATGTTCAGTGGAAAAGTGTAAAATCCGATCAGGAAAACATGGCCAATCTGATAAAAACAGAAAAACTGGACTTTGAGCCGGGTACGCAGTACGCCTACAACAACAATAATGTATTCTTACAGCGCAGGATTATCGAGCGTATCACAGGGCTTTCATTTAATAATTTCGTATATAAAGAATTACTTATTCCCAACAAAATCACCCATGCTGTAATCGACCCTACAGAAAAAGAACCATTGGTAGCACGTGCTTTTGACGACAAAGGACAGCAAGATCCTATGGATCTTCCTATTTCCGGCTGGACAGCGGTTAATCTCGACGATTTCTACCAATGGTCTCAAAGCATAGTTAACTTCAAAATCATATCTCCGGAATCTACCCGCTTCCTACTGATACCTTATTCGCCAAGCAAACAATCCGGACTGGGCTCTAAAGGCCAAATGGCAGGCAATAAGATTATTCATTACGAGCACGATGGTACTGCACGAAATTATCAGGCTTTACTTGTATGCAGCCCGGAAGAAGGCAGAGCTGTTATTCTGATGACCAATAACAAGCAAAATAACCTGTTTGATTTCAACATAGCTATTCAGAATATCCTTGACGGAAAACCTTACAAACAGATCAAAAAGCAGGTAATGCCATTATTGCAAAACGATATAGACCAGTTGCACGGCAAAGAGATCATTACCCGCTATCTGCGGCTAAAAAAACAACATCAGGACAGCTATGCATTTGACAGCGAAGATAGCCTGAATACACTGGGCTATTACCTGCTCAATAAAAAGCGTACAGATGATGCTATCGAGGTTCTTCAGTACAACACCCGGCTTTTCCCAAAATCAGGCAATGTATTCGATAGCCTGGGCGAAGCTTACCTCACAAAAGGAGACCATCCCAATGCACTAAAAAACTACAAACGTGCAGTAGCGCTGGACCCTGCAAATGAGAATGCTAAAAGCATTATCAATAAGATTGAAAGCAAATAA
- a CDS encoding VOC family protein gives MIKFGYTIFYVKNVTKSIEFYEKSFGFERKFITPENDYGELNTGETSIAFASLELANTNLADGFTPANLNNKPFATEIGLITDNPENTVQQSLQYGATLVQEPVQKPWGQTVTYIRDIDGFLIEICSPML, from the coding sequence ATGATAAAGTTCGGATATACTATTTTTTATGTTAAAAATGTTACTAAATCTATTGAATTCTATGAAAAGTCATTTGGATTTGAAAGAAAATTTATAACACCGGAAAATGATTATGGCGAACTCAATACAGGTGAAACAAGCATTGCCTTCGCATCTTTAGAACTGGCAAATACTAATCTGGCTGATGGCTTTACACCAGCAAACCTCAATAACAAACCATTTGCAACAGAGATCGGGCTCATTACCGATAATCCCGAAAATACAGTTCAGCAATCCTTGCAATACGGAGCAACACTTGTTCAGGAACCTGTACAAAAGCCCTGGGGACAGACTGTTACTTATATCAGAGATATAGACGGTTTCCTTATAGAAATTTGCAGCCCCATGCTGTAG